The Myripristis murdjan chromosome 4, fMyrMur1.1, whole genome shotgun sequence region TTAGAAAAGTTTTGTCTCATGTGCTCtgtgtaatattttttgtgcttgCATATCTAAATGCCAAAGTTAAGGTGAGATTAGTCATATCATCATTATTGCTTAGGTCACAGTAACATCATAAAACTGCCCACCTTGCCGACTCGTGAAAACAGATACAGTACTTTGCATAAAGAGTAGgatgaatgtaaacaaatacaaaaaacaagtgCAGGTCAAGATAACGTTTGTTTTCAAGCAGCTTCAAGACAGAAATATACATTTCACTGTCTCAAATAAGTGCATTTATATCTTAAATTATTTCAAGTAACTTGAGTATTTTACCGTCCCtcaacaaaacaagcacaagTGTATTTCATGCTGCTATTCACATTTTTCTGTAGAACAATGCATATTAGTAAAGGTTTCTATTGCAAAACTCACGAGGACCATTTCAGTAATTTCTCATTCAGTGCAACCACAGTTGGTACAAACTGGCTCTCTGTGATAAAGTCCCCAGCAATTATATTGAGCGAGCTGACTCTGGAGCCGGGGGTCTGCTCCCTCACCCAGCTCAACAGGGTCGGATATGTGGACATCACCAAGTCCTTCAGGGACTCTGTTGGGTGGGAGCAGATATATTTTAGGTCCTCGGTCAGATTAATTCCTGTAACAAATAAACCTCCTGCAAAACAGAAGACACAGAAGAACTTAGAAAATTTATAACTGGGATGTTTTCAatgaaaatcaattaaaaatgagcaaaaatcagCTATTactgaaatagaaatgaaagtAAGAATCACAAATGttgagtgtgcatgtttgataCTCAAGTCACCAGTAAATTACCTGGCCGGCCATGTTGTTTCCTGTGTTCAAACTCCTCAATAAGAGCCTCTGCTTTGCATTTGTTAGCCCACCAGTAAGGAATATGTGGCCACAGGTCGCTGTGATAGTTAACAATGTGATGTTCATAGGACACAATCACCTGGTAGCCCAAAGCCCACAAGTTTCGAAGGGTCACCGCATCCTGAAATCAACAGAATGGCGGGACGGTTAGTTTCATTACCTGTCAGTCTTTGGGCCTGTTAAGTGTTTATATAAAATGGAAATAGTACCGTTTTGGGACAGAGCTTCGAGGTGAACACGTTCCTTATGGTTGTGAGTAGCAGCATGTGGAGCTCCGGGCTCAGGCCGAGGAAGTGGCTGAAAGAGAGGATGACCACTTCTCTGGGATGAGCGTCCAGCCACTCTCCTATCTCCATCAGGACAGTCTATCAGGAAAACACATCTGAGTCACAAATCTacaacaagtcaacaacaacaacaacaacaacaactctaCCTTTAATTACGTGAACCAAATATATTTCCTCTTATCTTCCAGCTGCTTGAACAACTTGGGACAGTGCTAAAGGAACTACAAAGTTGACTGTAAcagtaaaaacatttattatctTTAATAAATAGGATGCGTCTGTTTCCGCTGCAGTGATAAACATTTCAAcagattcagaatcagaaatatgtaattgatccccaaggggaatttgggtcagttgcagttgttcAGATTCCCAAGAAAAGtatataagcataagtgaaattattagaaatagaaaaagaaataagaaatctgaaaatatgtGCACTAAAagtttgtaaaaagaaaaacgtgtgcgttatgtaaaaatatttgttttaatcctacaataatattataataaacacggaaatatatatatatatatatatatatatatatatatatatacacacacacacacacacacacacagacaggggtATGGCACAATTATTGAAAAGATCCAAAATGATAACtatactttttttaaaacttttttttaatgttttcttgttttgtggataataaatgtaaaatgtttccATCAAATTAAAGTTGGAAGACAAAGGTGGACAGAAGCAGCTCACTGTAGTGATGCCACATTTGCTGACGAAATGATCACAAATATCTGTGGTGTGAATGCGCGTGCAACAATGCATCATGACAGATTATAATTAACCTTATTGTTAAGGTTCAAGATGTGAATATGTCTTTACAGGTGAGTTGTTGTCAGAGTGGCAGCATCTTGTGTACGTGTTGTTACCACTGTACCTCCACGGTGACGGTGGTGTAAACACCGTGGTAGAAGTACAGATCAGTGGAGCTGTCGTTGGGTCTGTGTGCAATCCTCAGGTCGCAGTATCTGACCCCACAGTCCAGCTGCTGCTTTATTGTGGACTCCTGCACAGGATGGACAGCTTATACCATGAGGCAGCCCTTACAGGGTTGTAAAGAACCTGACCCTAACACTAGTGCACAGTTTCTCTTATACATTACCTGTGTTACTGCCCACTTGTAAACAAATGGACGGATCAGGGGCTTCATGTATTTGTCCAACTTCTGAAGCATATCTGGCTGAGTAAGGTCAACAGGGGACCTGTCATTCATATCCAGACAGTACGTTATTGCATTGTGGCTTCCTAGGGAAAGAGACAGTGTCACCATTAAACACGTGACTTCAATGCAAaagagtgtgactgtgtgtgtgtaatagtaGCTAGGATAGTTGTATAAACAATCTGTGCGTGGAGGGCTTAAGGTATCAAATTGTTTGTAGTGGGCTCTGTGCCAAGATGAAGCCACAAACACTGTATACAGGCGTCAAAAAATGCCTGTCTGACATACTGTCACCCAATATTTGCTGCTGTCACAAACTGTTTTGCCTACCTGGGATGGCCAGATTGCATAGGGGGATGTCCCACAATGCACAGGGCAGATGAGCCATCCAGCTGTCCATGGGCAGGTCTGTCAGGTCTGTCAGCTCATTCACCTCGGACACCACGACTGATGACATGGTTGGCTCTGGCGTCTGCAGCACATAAGTGAATTACACACCAAATGGTCCATTAGGGCAGTGGATTTCAAAGTGGGGCTCAGGCACCCTCAGGGGCCCTCAAGGGGCCTCCAGGGAAGCcttcagcaaaatgaataatagtttaatttcaataTAACTCAAGAAATGCAGCAGAAAGAAATCTATGTGtgattatttcaacattttaatttcaacgTTTTAAGAGGCCTATGAGACTCTTCAAGTATGCCATCAAAACaactaaataattaattaacatATCGTGCACGCATGATTACTTCAAATGGTGGTCCAgtgcttaatgaaagtcaaacTGGAGgcccagaacatgaaaaaaaagtttgcataaCCCCTGCTTTATGGACCTACTGAAGGGACATAGTCACACTCCAATGTGTTTGCACAGGAGACACTGCTACTGTGGCATAccgggggaggggggagggcaTTATCTCAGGTGAAAAACACACGATAGGTTTCTTTTCCAGGACAAAGTATCAGGCTAAGTTCCATACATCACATTCGGTGAGGCATCATTAATCCTACAGCATGAGAATGACGATTACAGCGCCCTATACTGCGATCTGTGTGTGGGGTTTACTTAC contains the following coding sequences:
- the plcxd1.1 gene encoding PI-PLC X domain-containing protein 1 isoform X1 yields the protein MSSVVVSEVNELTDLTDLPMDSWMAHLPCALWDIPLCNLAIPGSHNAITYCLDMNDRSPVDLTQPDMLQKLDKYMKPLIRPFVYKWAVTQESTIKQQLDCGVRYCDLRIAHRPNDSSTDLYFYHGVYTTVTVETVLMEIGEWLDAHPREVVILSFSHFLGLSPELHMLLLTTIRNVFTSKLCPKTDAVTLRNLWALGYQVIVSYEHHIVNYHSDLWPHIPYWWANKCKAEALIEEFEHRKQHGRPGGLFVTGINLTEDLKYICSHPTESLKDLVMSTYPTLLSWVREQTPGSRVSSLNIIAGDFITESQFVPTVVALNEKLLKWSS
- the plcxd1.1 gene encoding PI-PLC X domain-containing protein 1 isoform X2; this encodes MSSVVVSEVNELTDLTDLPMDSWMAHLPCALWDIPLCNLAIPGSHNAITYCLDMNDRSPVDLTQPDMLQKLDKYMKPLIRPFVYKWAVTQESTIKQQLDCGVRYCDLRIAHRPNDSSTDLYFYHGVYTTVTVETVLMEIGEWLDAHPREVVILSFSHFLGLSPELHMLLLTTIRNVFTSKLCPKTDAVTLRNLWALGYQVIVSYEHHIVNYHSDLWPHIPYWWANKCKAEALIEEFEHRKQHGRPESLKDLVMSTYPTLLSWVREQTPGSRVSSLNIIAGDFITESQFVPTVVALNEKLLKWSS